In Primulina huaijiensis isolate GDHJ02 chromosome 6, ASM1229523v2, whole genome shotgun sequence, a single window of DNA contains:
- the LOC140979114 gene encoding uncharacterized protein: MAGRPSRQNRNSRYANTDREVRQENEQGNGPPSAVNLSQADLMAIATIVATTLQGLGNQNVNQPPPPPPPNGIKFHYESLRKNRCPTFSGAADPEVSQSWLKSVETQLRLLEVPEALKVDVTVPFLEDKAGKWWEAISPAMTAAGPMTWQRFREAFLKQYFPAEVRLQKLSEFENFTQTPDMSVVEYTSQFNALGSYAPAIMADEVLKLYRFKKGLNSRIQSALAVYQPANFSDLMGAAIRAETDIQRREKEFKNKRPMTSQSSRSNQTFKKPNQSGGPSKGPSPTSSYQDIKPCPTCHLRHLGECRRNSGVCFGCGKAGHRIAECPTAANQAAGPNKGTWPNTGANPNKPKESKPNARVFAMTQEEADDATEVVSGTILIQKVPAYALFDCGATHSFVSKRLAKKLGLKPELLAEPFRIATPTNKAIETHEIHRDCLISIGNQKFSTDLIQIVMADFDIILGMDWLAKNNAIVDCKGKRVKLRTPNQEEIVYHGKSKERKSLLSASQAWKAMKSGEDIYLAMVSEVQGEAELKIEDIPIVCEFPDVFPEELPGIVPDREVEFEIYLIPGAAPISKAPYRMAPAELKELKEQLQELLDQKQIRPSVSLWGAPVLFVKKKDGSMRLCIDYRELNKITVKNKYPLPRIDDLFDQLKGAAVFSKLDLRTGYHQLKVRGEDIPKTAFRTRYGHYEFTVMPFGLTNAPAAFMDLMNRVFKPFLDQFIVVFIDDILERDHKEHLRIPLQTLREKELYAKFKKCEFWLKSVSFLGHVISEAGVAVDPRKVEAITEWPKPKNATDIRSFLGLAGYYREFVEGFSSIAIPLTKLTQKNSKFVWDESFEKSFQTLKEKLASTPVLILPTEDKEFTIYSDASKEGLGCVLMQEGRVIA; encoded by the coding sequence ATGGCCGGCAGACCCTCGAGACAGAATCGCAACTCGCGTTATGCTAACACCGACCGTGAGGTCAGACAAGAGAACGAGCAAGGGAATGGACCCCCGTCTGCAGTCAACTTAAGCCAAGCTGATCTTATGGCCATAGCCACTATTGTAGCGACAACACTGCAAGGGTTGGGAAATCAGAACGTCAATcagccaccaccacctccaccaccaaacGGAATCAAGTTTCACTATGAGTCACTCCGCAAGAATAGATGTCCAACTTTCAGTGGAGCTGCTGACCCTGAAGTTAGCCAGAGCTGGCTAAAAAGTGTAGAGACGCAGCTGCGACTATTGGAAGTTCCCGAAGCGCTGAAAGTGGACGTGACTGTGCCGTTCCTAGAAGATAAAGCAGGAAAATGGTGGGAAGCAATCTCGCCAGCCATGACAGCTGCAGGACCAATGACTTGGCAGCGATTTCGAGAAGCCTTTCTGAAACAGTATTTTCCGGCCGAGGTCAGACTGCAGAAACTAAGTGAGTTCGAAAACTTCACTCAAACTCCGGATATGTCGGTTGTGGAATACACCTCCCAGTTTAATGCCCTTGGATCTTATGCTCCGGCAATCATGGCGGACGAAGTTTTGAAATTGTACCGTTTTAAAAAGGGATTGAACAGCAGGATCCAATCGGCCCTAGCAGTCTACCAACCCGCGAATTTTTCAGATCTAATGGGTGCAGCTATCCGAGCTGAAACTGACATCCAGCGCAGGGAGAAGGAATTTAAGAACAAAAGGCCCATGACTAGTCAGTCCTCACGCAGTAATCAGACTTTCAAGAAGCCTAACCAATCCGGTGGACCATCAAAAGGACCTTCGCCTACATCAAGCTACCAGGATATTAAGCCTTGCCCAACTTGTCACTTACGACACCTGGGAGAATGCCGAAGAAACAGTGGTGTATGCTTCGGATGTGGAAAAGCGGGACACCGAATTGCTGAATGTCCTACTGCTGCCAACCAAGCAGCCGGGCCCAACAAGGGAACATGGCCAAATACAGGAGCTAACCCCAACAAGCCAAAGGAAAGCAAGCCTAACGCTAGGGTCTTTGCTATGACTCAAGAAGAGGCCGACGACGCCACTGAAGTCGTGTCAGGTACCATTCTTATTCAAAAAGTGCCTGCTTATGcgttatttgattgtggtgccacacattcatttgtaTCTAAGAGACTCGCTAAGAAACTAGGACTTAAGCCCGAATTATTAGCCGAACCTTTTCGAATAGCCACACCTACAAATAAGGCCATCGAAACTCACGAGATCCACAGAGACTGTTTGATCAGTATCGGTAATCAGAAATTCAGCACAGACTTAATACAAATAGTCATGGCCGACTTTGACATCATTctagggatggattggttagccaaaAACAATGCAATAGTGGACTGTAAAGGGAAAAGAGTTAAACTCCGAACCCCGAATCAGGAAGAGATCGTGTATCATGGTAAATCCAAGGAACGGAAATCACTCCTTTCCGCTTCCCAAGCATGGAAGGCAATGAAATCCGGAGAAGATATCTACCTAGCAATGGTTAGCGAAGTGCAAGGAGAAGCCGAACTAAAGATAGAAGACATCCCAATAGTATGTGAGTTCCCGgatgtttttccagaagaactcCCAGGGATAGTCCCGGACCGCGAAGTTGAATTCGAAATTTATCTGATTCCTGGTGCAGCTCCAatttctaaagcaccttacAGGATGGCGCCAGCTgaactcaaggagctaaaagagcaactccaagaattgctgGACCAAAAGCAAATACGACCTAGTGTTTCCCTATGGGGAGCACCAGtactttttgtaaagaagaaagatgggagtatgaggTTGTGCATCGACTATAGAGAACTAAACAAGATCACtgtcaagaacaagtaccccCTCCCGAGGATTGACgacctatttgatcagcttAAAGGCGCCGCAGTCTTTTCGAAACTAGATCTGAGGACGGGATACCACCAACTGAAGGTCAGGGGGGAAGATATCCCCAAAACGGCTTTtcggacaagatatggacattatgagttcacAGTGATGCCTTTCGGGCTGACCAACGCACCTGCAGCCTTCATGGACCTAATGAACAGAGTTTTCAAACCATTCCTGGATCAGTTCATAGTAGTATTTATTGACGACATCCTCGAGCGAGATCACAAAGAGCATCTGCGCATTCCACTTCAGACTTTGAGAGAAAAGGAGCTCTATGCTAAgtttaagaaatgtgagttctggctaaAGAGTGTATCCTTCTTAGGACACGTAATCTCTGAAGCAGGAGTAGCAGTGGATCCTAGGAAAGTCGAGGCAATTACAGAGTGGCCGaaacctaagaacgccacaGACATCAGGAGCTTTCTTGGACTAGCAGGTTATTACAGGGAATTCGTTGAAGGTTTTTCTTCGATCGCCATACCACTGACGAAACTCACTCAGAAGAATTCAAAGTTCGTCTGGGACGAAAGTTTCGAGAAAAGTTTCCAGACATTAAAAGAAAAGCTCGCATCTACGCCAGTACTGATCTTACCCACGGAAGATAAGGAattcaccatctacagtgatGCATCTAAAGAAGGCTTGGGATGCGTACTCATGCAAGAGGGAAGAGTGATCGCCTAA
- the LOC140979619 gene encoding uncharacterized protein, with amino-acid sequence MACTIDFRCLDEGFGGKTLKRKRSQHEAEKLQLLHPSPEEADMDLDDGNPPPSKKHAVPSSSDPNMPSSLGRPTYDGVIAGKVSGRKWKEVRTHRASRVHVSRKGTTAEQRMKEKEIKKAYRERMNELKEEIRQNKQEKRKRREENEKKKQENILKSGTRLQKITNPKTLKKIAKSKQRKLLKVVPDDVLSNRRQRS; translated from the coding sequence ATGGCGTGCACTATTGATTTTCGTTGCCTGGACGAGGGATTCGGCGGTAAAACCTTGAAGCGCAAGAGATCCCAACATGAAGCAGAAAAGTTACAGCTTCTGCATCCATCACCGGAAGAGGCGGACATGGACTTAGACGACGGAAATCCGCCACCATCGAAAAAGCATGCTGTTCCTTCCTCCTCTGACCCCAACATGCCATCTTCTCTAGGGAGACCTACCTACGATGGCGTGATTGCGGGGAAGGTGTCGGGAAGGAAGTGGAAGGAAGTTCGGACTCATCGGGCGTCGCGGGTTCATGTGAGCAGGAAAGGTACCACTGCGGAGCAGAGAATGAAGGAAAAGGAGATAAAGAAAGCTTACAGAGAGAGGATGAATGAGCTGAAGGAGGAGATACGACAGAACAAACAGGAGAAGCGGAAGAGGCGCGAGGAGAATGAGAAGAAGAAgcaggaaaatattttgaaatcagGGACTAGGCTTCAAAAGATCACAAATCCTAAGACACTGAAAAAGATTGCCAAGTCGAAGCAGCGCAAGCTTCTCAAAGTGGTTCCTGATGATGTCTTGAGCAACCGGAGGCAGAGAAGCTGA